Below is a genomic region from Pseudarthrobacter sulfonivorans.
ACTGCTCGCCGCAGCCGTAGTTGCTTCCACTTCCGTCCTCCCGGCGCACGCGGCGCCGGGCCCGCAAGACCCAGGGTCGTCGTCGGCCCTTCACTCCCTCCGAGCCCCGGTGACGGACGAGAATTTCTACTTTGTGATGGCTGACCGCTTCAGCAACGGTGACACAACCAATGACGACGGCGGCCTGGGCAGCGACCCCATGGTGTCCGGCTTCAACCCGACGAAAAAGGGCTTCTACAACGGCGGCGACCTGGCCGGGCTGCTCGACAAGATCGACTACATCCAGGGCCTGGGCACCACGTCCATCTGGCTCACCCCCAGCTTCAAGAACAAGGCGGTACAGCCCGAGGACAATTCGGCCGGCTATCACGGCTACTGGATCACGGACTTCACCCAGATCGACCCCCATCTAGGAACCAACGACGAGTTGAAGGCCCTCATCGACGAAGCCCACTCGCGCGGCATGAAGGTGTACTTCGACATCATCACCAACCACACCGCGGACGTGATCGGCTACGAACAGGGCGCCCGCAAGAGCTACGTCTCCAAGGACGAGGTTCCGTACAAGACCGCGGCCGGTAAGGCCTTCGACGACCGCGACTTAGCAGGCTCCGACGACTTCCCGGAGCTTGATGCCAAGACGTCCTTCCCCTACGTCCCCGTTCTGGATAAAGCCGAGGAGAACCTGAAGGTCCCCGCCTGGCTGAACGATCCCACGCTGTACCACAACCGCGGCGACACCACCTTTGTAGGCGAGGACTCCTACTACGGCGACTTCTTCGGTCTCGATGACCTCTTCACCGAGAACCCCAAAGTGGTGGACGGCATGGCGGAGATCTACAAGACCTGGATCGGCGATTTCGGCGTGGATGGCTTCCGGATCGACACCATGAAGCACGTCAACAACGAGTTCTGGCAGGAATTCGGCCCGGAGGTGCTCAGCTACGCCAAGGCGCAGGGCAAGGACGAGTTCTTTATGTTCGGCGAAGTCTTCGACACGTCCAAGTCCTTCACCTCGCAATTCACCACCCGCAACCAGATGCAGGCCGTGCTGGACTTCCCGTTCCAGGAGGCCGCCCGGAACTTCGCGTCCAAGAGCCAAGACACCCGCTCGCTGGAAACATTCTTCGCCGGCGACGACTGGTACACCGACGCCGATTCCAACGTCTACCAACTGCCAACCTTCCTGGGCAACCACGACATGGGCCGCATCGGCAGCTTCATCGCCGCCGACAACCCGGGCTCAGCCGACCCGGAGCAGGTGGCCCGCGACCAACTGGCCCACGAGCTGATGTATTTTTCCCGCGGCAACCCGGTGATCTACTACGGCGACGAGCAGGGCTTCACGGGCCCCGGCGGCGACCAGGACGCCCGGCAGACGCTCTTCGCCAGCCAGGTGCCGGAGTACCTCGACGACGACCTGCTGGGCACCGATGCCACGCACGCCACCGACAACTTCAACGCCGGCCACCTGCTGTATTCCAAGATCAGTGAACTCGCGGCCTTGACCAAGGACCACCCGGCCCTGCGCGACGGCGCCCACCAGCACCGCTACGCCTCCGAAGGGCCAGGGATCTATGCCTTCTCCCGCACCGACGCGGAGGACCAGCGTGAGTATGTCGTAGCCCTGAACAACAGCGAACAGCCGCAGACGGCCGACGTGCCCACCTATATCGACAAGCGCAGCTACACGCAGATTTACGGTGCGGGCGCGGACAGTGTGGAGACCTCAGCGGACGGAAAGCTGACGGTCACCGTCCCGCCGCTGTCGGCCGTGGTCTACCAGTCATCGGGCCGCATTCCGCACTCCAAGGCGGCTCCCGCTGTCGCACTTCGGGAACCTGCCGCGGCACCGGCGGATAACGGCCGGATCAACGTGACGGCCGACGTCGGCGGTGCTTCGTTCTACGAGGTCACCTTTGAGGCCAGGACGGCGGGCGGTGGCTGGGCACCGATCGGCACCGACGACACCGCGCCGTACCAGGTGTTCCACGATGTTGCTGCCCTGGAAGCAGGCACCGCCGTCGAATACCGTGCCACAGTGCTGGACAACGGGGGCCACCGGGCCACCAGCCAGCCCCGGGCAGCCTCAGTTCCGGCGCCGGTCCTCACGATCCAGAAGCCTCTGGAAGGAAGCAGCGTGGAGGGGGCCGTTGAGCTCAGCGCTACGGCCGATCCGGAAAAGTCCAACCACGTGGTGTCCTTCGAGCGCAACGTGGCCGGCGGCGAGTGGACGGCCGTAGGCTCCGATGGCTCCTCGCCGGTGTATTCGGTCACCGATGACCTGGCGGTACTGGAGCTCGCGGACGGCACGAAGGTGCAGTACCGCGCCCGCATGAGCGGCCCCGGCTTCAGCGTGGTCAGCGAGTTGCGGACGGTCACGGTGGGCGAGGCTCCGCAGCCGGATTCGGTGACCGTGGCCGGGTCGCTGAACTCCGAGATGGGTTGCCCTGGAGATTGGGGCCCGGCCTGCCCAGCCGCGTTCATGACCCTGGACCCGGCGGACAACATCTGGCGGCTCACGGCAGACCTGCCAGCCGGGACGTACGACTACAAGGCCGCGCTCAACGGCAACTGGGACGTGAACTATGGCGCCGGCGGAGTCCTTGACGGCAGCAACATCGTGTTGGACCATCCTGGCGGGGCCGTCACATTCCGCTACGACAACAGCACACACGTCCTCAGCGCCGGGTACGCCTCCCAACAGCCGGGCGCTGTCGCCATCGCGGGGAGCCTGGACAACGAACTCGGGTGCGGCGCGGACTGGGAACCCACCTGCGACCAGGCCCAGCTGACGCTGGACCCGGCAACGCTGGTGTGGAAGCTGTCCGTGCCGGACCTGCCGGCCGGGACGTATGAGTTCAAGGCGGCTCTGAACCGCAATTGGGACGTGAATTACGGGGCTGACGGGGTGCCCAACGGGGCCAACATCTCCTACACGCACGACGGCGGCGCGGTCACCTTCCGGTACGACCACGCCACCCACCTCCTCACGGCGGGATAGCCGCGGCTGGCTAGGGCTTGTCGCGGGCCTGGGTGCGTACCGTTTGCCCCAGGCCCGTGACGAACCGCCGGATGGCGAGCTCGGCAGTGGGCGGCTCGCCGAAGAACTGCCGCTGAAGAGTGGTGTCCGCGACGTACCGGCCGGTCTGGAACCACGCGATCATGGCAGCCAGGTCCTTGGCCATGGGGCTGACCGGCGCCAGCACGGTCCCCGCAGCCCGGACAACCCCGGCGGGGACGGACCGGACACGAAGGGGCCGGCCGGTGAGCCGGCCCGCAATGTCCGCGACGTCCTGCATGGCCACTGGCCGGTCCCAGCCGATGTCGATGCGCCGGCCCTCCAGATCCGGGAGGTCAACCGCCTCCGCAAGATAGCCGGCGAGGTCGGAGGTGAGCACGAATGTCAGCGGGATCCGCGGCGATCCGATCCAGCTGAGCCGCCCTTTGCTGAACGGGTCGCCGCCGAACCGGGTGACCTGGTCCAGGAACGCGCCCGGCCGAAGCGCCACAAACGGGACACCGAGTTCCTCCAGCTTGTCTTCGGTCAGCTTCTTATGCCAGAAGTGCGGAACCTTCGGGGCCTGGTCGCACGTGAGGATGCTGGTGAGGACAAACCGCCGGACGCCCGAGCGGCTGGCTGCCTCCACCAGGTTGGTGTTGCCCAACGTGTCGGTTTTTGGGGTGTCCCCCTTGCGGTGCCTGGTATAGCCCGCTGCCGAGGTGATCACGGCGTCGACGCCCTCCATGGCCCGCAGCAACGACCAGGGATCCATCATGTCGCCTCGCGCGATCTCCACCCCGGCAGCCTCGAGCACGGAGGCATCCGAGCCGGGCCGCACCAGCGCCCGCACCCGCTTCCCGCGCTTGAGCAGCTCCGTGGCAACCTGGCGGCCCAGCATGCCGGTGCCTCCCACTACGAGGACGGGCCCGTCGGTCATTGGGAATCCCCCAACGCCTCCGAGACGGCACCCAGCAAGGCGTTGAACCGCGTGTTTCCGGGAAGGTCGTCGATAAACACCGGCTTACCGTCCGGACCGCCGAGCGGGACCTGCCAGTTCGGGTACAGCGCCTCGGTGGTACCGGGCTGGTTCTGCACGCGCCGCTCCCCCACGGCATCCACCAGCGCCACCCCGAGAAGGACCGACGGCGTCTGGGCCAGCAGGCGGTGCAGCGCCTCGATGGTGCGTTCCTCGCTGCCGGTGCTGCCGTAGCCACCGTCGGCTGAGACGCCACCATCAGGCAGCAGGCCGCGTTCCCGCAGCAGCCCCATCATCTTTTCCAGCGTGGCCGTGTGCTCCGCCCGCTCTTCCGCCTCGGGGCGTTCCAGGAGGCCCAGCCTGCTGCGAAGGGCCACGTGGTCACCCGCCAGGTAGCCGGCGGTGGGCGGCAGGTCGTGGGTGTTGACGCTGGCGAGGGCCTGCGTGCGGTACCGCTCCGGCGGCAGGGGTGAATCGCCGTCGTTCTCGAACCAGAGGATGGAGGTGCCCAGGATGCCGCGGGCAGCGAGGTAGTCGCGCACCCACGGCTCGAAGGTTCCCAGATCCTCCCCGATCACCACGGCGCCGGCACGCTGGGCCTCCAGTGCCAGGATACCGATCAGTGCTTCGTGGTCGTACGTGACATAGGCGCCGTCGCGCGGGGAGTTGCCGGCCGGCACCCACCAGAGGCGGAACAAGCCCAGCACGTGGTCCACCCGGATGCCGCCGGCATGCCGGAGCACGGTGGAGAGCATGTTGCGGAACGGCGCGTAGCCTGCCTCCGCCAGGCGGGCTGGATGCCACGGCGGCTGATTCCAGTCCTGGCCGAGCTGGTTGTACATGTCCGGCGGCGCCCCCACGCTGATCCCGGGCGCCAGGACACCGCGGAGGGTCCATGCGTCGGCGCTGCTGAGGTCCACGCCCACGGCAAGATCGTGCACCACGCCCAGCCGCATCCCCGCCCGGCGCGCAGCCTGCTGCGCGTTCTCAAGCTGCTCGTCACAGATCCACTGCAGCCAGCGGTGGAACCCGATCCTGTCCGCAAGCTTCCCGCGCAGTGACTCCGCCTCAGGGGAACCCAGCGCGCAGTCCGGGTCCGTCCAGACCGGATGGTCCGGTGCCAGGTCTTCCCGGATGGCGGACCACAGGGCGAAATCATCCAGCCCGGCGCCGGAGATCCGGCAGAATTCGTCGAACGCTGCCTGCCGCGCCGGCGAGCGCCGGGCGTGATAGAGAAGTTCCAGGGCCTGGAGCTTGGCGGCGTATACGGCATTCCGGTCCAGCCGTTCGCCGTCCTTGTTCAGGGCCTGGACCTGCTCCTGCAAGCTGTCCACCGCCGCGCGCTTACGCGGCTTCAGGTAGGCGATTTCGGGGATGGCCTCCACACGGATGTACAGCGGGTTGAAGAAGCGCCGCGTGGACGGCGAGTAGGGCGAGGGCTGGACCGGCGGCACAGGTTCCGCGGCGTGCAGCGGGTTGACCAACACATAGTCCGCACCACGGGCGCCGCTGAGCGTGGCCAGATCCGCGAGGTCGGCGAAGTCGCCGATCCCCCAGGACCGTTTGGACCGCACGGAGTAGAGCTGCGTGGCCAGGCCCCATCCCCGACGCTCCACCAAGGAATCGGCGGTGGTGAGCCGCGCCGGAACCACCACCAGCGCGCCCTCGGCTGTGACGCCGTCGGACTCTGCCTGCAGCGTGTGCCAGCCCAGCGGCAACCCCGCCGGCACGGCGAAGGTGGCCCGGCCGGTGGCCACGCCGTTAACGTCCTGGGGCGGCACCCAGACGTCCTGCTGGACAGCTTCCACGGGCTCGCCCGTACCGGCCTCGAGCACAACTGTCAGACGCGCTGTCGAACCGTCCCGGACGTGGACGGGAACCAGTGCGGTTTGGCCCTGCTGGACCACGACAGCGGGCGGCAGCATCCGCCGCCACGGCGCCACTTCCGCCTCGGCCAGGGCAGCCTCGATCAGCTGGTTCGTGTGGGCCGGGACGCCCAGCGCCGCCAGGACCTTGGTCAGCGTCTCCGGGGCCACGCTGTGCGGCAGCCCGTCCCAGCCGTGGAACGAGGTCCCCACGCCGTGAACGTCGGCGAGGCGTTGGAGCAGGTGCCTGTCCACGGGCCCATGACCGGCGGCATCACCATGGCCCGTTGGAACCGGCGTGCCGAAAATTGGAGCGTGCTGCTGGTCTGGAGCCTTCATGGATGTCCGCCTCGTCTGGTGTGATGGGCCCGAACTTACATTGCTGCTTTGCACGCCGGAGCTTCGCTGCGCCCGGACACACTTTGCCTCCGATTATTGCAGGGCCGCCCCGGACTGCTCCAACGCCGCTTCGAACCGTTGACTTGTCTTGTGGACATCCCCTACCGTTCCTGTCACTGACAACGTTGTCTATCCACTAGGCACGCGCGATGAAGGGCAACCCCTATCCATGCAGATCAACAAATCCCGAACGCTCCTTACGTGTTCGGCACTCACCCTGGCTGGCCTCAGCCTCACGGCAACGCTCGCCGGTTCGGCCCCGGCCTGGGGCACGGCAGCACCGGCAACCACACCAGCCTCACGAACCGTTTCCGACGCTGACGCCGGCTCCGGAACGCCCGTCGGCGACGAACAGTACCGGCCGGCCTTCCATTACTCGCCGAAGCAGAACTGGATGAACGATCCCAACGGAATGGTCTTCCACAAGGGCGTCTACCACCTGTATTACCAGCACAACCCATCGGGAAATGCGTGGGGCAACATGTCCTGGGGGCATGCCACCTCCAAGGACCTGACGCACTGGACAGAGCAGCCGTTGGCCATCGCCACCGATGACCAGCAGGACATCTTCTCCGGCAGCGTGGTGGTGGACAAGGACAACACCACAGGGTTCGGAACCGCGGAGAACCCGCCGCTGGTGGCCGTCTTCACCAGCGCGTACAAGCCGGGCTCTCCCCACCAGGGACTGCAGGCCCAGTCGCTGGCCTACAGTCTGGACGACGGCCAGACCTGGACCAAGTACGACGCCAACCCGGTACTGAACCGCAACTCGGCAAACTTCCGCGACCCCAAGGTCTTTTGGTACAGCACCCCTGATGGCGGCGGCTACTGGGTGATGGCCGCCGTCGAGGCCACAGTCCACAAGGTCCTGCTGTACAAATCCGGGAACCTCAAGGACTGGACGCTCCTGAGCGAATTCGGACCGGCCAACGCCACAGGCGGACTCTGGGAGTGCCCGGACCTCTTCCCGCTGGCCGTTGACGGCGACCCCGCCAACATCAAGTGGGTCATGGTGGTCAACATCAACCCCGGCGGCGTCGCGGGCGGATCGGCCGGCCAGTACTTTGTTGGCGGCTTCGACGGCACCACCTTCACCTCCGAGACCACCAAAGCCGGCGATGCCCTCCCCGCCGGAGCCCCGCTCGCCGGCTTCAGCAACGGCACCTACGACGCCTGGACCGTGGCCAACGAACCCGGAAACTGGAAGAACGGCCCGTTCGCAGATGCTCCGGCCACCGGATCGCTCCCCGGACAAAACACGGTGAGCGGTTTTGCCGGGGCCGGGCTGATCAACTCCTTCAACGACGGCGACTGGCCCGTGGGCACCGCGGAATCGCCGCAGTTCACGGTCACCAGCGACTACCTGAATTTCCTGGTGGGCGGCGGCCAGCACCCCCGCGTCTCGGACAAGCTGGACAACACCCCGCCGGCCGGCGACCTCCTGTTCAACGGGTTCGAGGTTCCGGACGGAACGTCCATGGCCGACGCCGGCTGGACGGGTACCGCCGACCTGGCACCTTCGTTCCAGCCCGCCACATCCGGCGGTGACTTCTTCATCGGCGCCAAGCGGATCAATACGTTTGATACCGGCGGCGCACCGGGCGACGATAGGCAGGGAACCCTGAAATCGCCGTCGTTCACGCTCTCGCGGGACTTCATGAGCATGCTGGTGGGCGGCGGACACCGGGCCGCGGGCTCCGGCCAGCAGCTGGAGGTCCAGCTGCTGGTGGGCGGCAACGTTGTCCGCAGCCTGGCTGGCGACGACGCCGGCGCCCTGAACTGGAAGGGCTGGGACGTTTCCGAGTTCGCCGGACAGGAGGCCCAGCTGCGGATCGTGGACCAGGCAACCGGCGGCTGGGGCCACCTGACACTGGACCATGTGATGCTCACCGACCAGGCCGCGGTGCCGCGGTCCGACGAGACCACAGTGAACCTGGTGGTGGACGGCCAGGTGGTCCGGACGGCCACCGGCGCCAACAGCGAGGTCCTGGACTGGGCGTCCTGGAACACAGCCGAATTCAAGGGCCGGCAGGCAAGCATCAGGGTGGTGGACAACAACCGGTCCGGCTGGGGCCACATCCTGGCGGATGAGTTCGTGGCTTCGGAGGAGGCGGCCACACCGCGGATCCAGACCTACGACTGGCTGGACTACGGCCGGGACTACTATGCCTCCGTCTCCTTCGCCAACATGCCGCAGGACAAACGCGTCATGCTCGGCTGGATGAACAACTGGGACTACGCGCAGGCCATTCCCACCTCGCCCTGGCGCAGCGCCATGTCACTGCCCAGGGAAGTCGCGCTGACGCAGACTCCCGCCGGACCGCGGCTCACCCAGAAGGCCGTCAAGCAGGTGGATGACCTTGCCGCGAAGCCCAGCTACGCCGAAAAGCGCACCCGGGACATAGCCCCGGGCACCACTGCGCTGCCGGCGGCGGCCTGGGGCCAGGTCCAGCGGATCGACGTCACGCTCGCGCCGGGCACTGCTTCACGGGCTGGAATCACTGTGCTCGGGAACGGCAGCACCGCCACCAAAATCGGCTACGACCGGACCACCGGCGAGGTGTACGTGGACCGGCAGAACTCGGGAGACACCGGCTTCCACCCGTTGTTCACGTCGGTGGACTCTGCGCCCGTCACCCTGGACGCGGACGGCACGGTGACCCTGCGGGTGTATGTCGATAGGTCTTCCGTAGAGGTCTTCACCCAGGGCGGGCAGCGGACCATCACGGACCAGGTGTTCCCTGAAGCGGGGGCTAACCAGGTGGCGCTCTTCGCCGACGGCGGCACGGCGCAGCTGAAGTCAATCACCGTGACTCCGCTGGCGCAGTCGATGTTCAGCACGTTGACCAACCCGGTCAAGGAGCGCCAGAAGTAGGCTGAACCGCCCCGGAGCTACCCGTTCCGGGGTCTCTGGTGCACAGTCCCGGGCTTGTCCGCGGATCCCTGCCTTGAAGGTTAGGAATCGCGGACAAGCCTGGGACTTGGCGTTTGTGGCGGTGGCCTGAGGACCGGGTGGTCAGTGGACGGGCTGGAGCCAAGTCAGGATGGAGCCGTCCTCTTCGATCAGTTCCGCGAGCTCGCCGTTGAACCGTGCGCCGTAATCCGCGCTGATGTGCTCCTGGAAGGCGGCGTCGTCCTCGTAGACTTCGAACACGAAGTACTCGCGGGGATTCGTCTCCCGGGTGTAGGGCAGGAACAGCTGGTTTCCAGGCTCCTTTCTGACGTCGATAGTCAACTGGCGCATCATCTCCGCCACCCGGTCTTCGCTGCCGGGCTTGACGGTGAATTCGGCGTAGAGCGTTTTAGTCATGGTGGTCCCCTCTGGATTGCTTGGCTGGTGCTTTGGAGTTGCTGGTGGTCGGGTCTGCTGGTACTTGGGATTGCCGCGTTCAGCCTGCAGGCGGCGGGAGCTCTCCGGAACCGCGCTGGATGAGCTCGGACGGAACGACGTAGGTCTGTGGTGCGCTGCCGTCGCCGTCGATCCGGGCCAGCAGCCGCTCCGCGGCGAGCTTGCCGATCTGCTCCGGGTGCTGTGCGATGACGGTGATCCCGGGTTCCATCATGTCCGCCAGCGTGAAGTCGTCAAAGCCCACCAGTGCCACCCGGCGGCTGGCACCAAGTTCCTTCAGTGCGCGCATGACGCCAAACGTGATGAGGTTCTGGCTGGAAAAGATGGCCGTGGGCGGGTTCTCTGCCGTGAGGATCTCCAGGGCAGCCTGCCGGGCTGACTCCTCGTTGTGCAGTCCCTCCCGGACCGGAACAGCGGCCGTCGATTGCCCGGCCCGGCCCAGTTCCTCGATGAAGCCGCGGCGCCGTTCCCGGGCGGTCTGGATGTCCGGGCGGTCGCCCAGGTACGCCAGCTTCGTGTGGCCATGCCCTATGAGGTGGGCGGCCGCGCGCGCGGCGCCAACGGCGTTGTCCGTCACCACGGCGTCGGCCTCGACACCCACTGGCTCGCGGTCGATGAAGACCATGGGCAGGTCCCGGGAATGCTCCGGAATGGCGTAGGCCTGGCTCCGGGCGATGGGGGTCAGCACGAGGCCGTCCACGCGCCGTCCCAGGAAGGCGGCCACGAGCGACTTCTCGCGCTCGGGGTCGTCATCCAGGCTGGCCGCGAACACGGCGATGCCCCGCGGCGCCAGCGCGTCTTCCATCGCCCGGTGGATCTCGCTGCTGAACGGGTTGGCCACGCTGGGCAGAAGCAGCCCGATGGAGAGTGTCTGGCGGCCCGTGCGGCGGAGGCTTCCCGCCGCCATGTCCAGCTGGTAGTTGAGCTGCTGGGATGCCCCCAGCACCCTTTGACGGGTGGCCTCGGACACGCCCGGTTCGTCGTTCATTACCCTGGAGACGGTCTTGATGCCCACCCCGGCCAGCGCAGCGACATGGCGCATGGTGGGCCGATCCTTAGCCGGCGATGCTTGGTAACGATTAGACATCGTTGTCATGACTTAGTCCTTCATCATCGAATTTACCTTGACTATAGCGTGTGACGCTGATTACATGATGCCTGACATCGTTGTCAGGCACGGGATGTGCCACGAACACAGGAGATTCAATGTTGACTTCCAAGACCCCGCGCACCATCGCCCGCCGCCTGGTTGCCGTGGGCGCCGTCCTGACCCTCGGCACCCTGAGCCTCACGGCCTGCGGCGGAAACTCCCCCGCCACCTCCGGCACCGCCTCTGGTGAAAAAGTGGGCGTATCGCTGATCGTCAAGACCACGTCCAACCCGTTCTTCGTCGCCATGCAGGAAGGCGCCAAGAAGGCGGCGGAGGCAGACGGCGTTGACCTGAAGCTCGCCGCCGGCAAGGCAGACGGCGACGAGGACACCCAGATCCAGGCCATCGAAAACGCCATCTCCAAGGGCGACAAGGGCATCCTGATCACCCCCAACGGCCCGTCCGTGGTGGATGCCCTGAAGAAGGCCAAGGACGCCGGACTCTTTGTCATTGCCCTTGACACCCCGCCGGACCCCGCCGACGCCGCGGACATCACCTTCGCCACCGACAACTTCGCGGCCGGCGAGCTGATCGGCAAGTGGACCGCCGCGCAGCTTGGCGGCAAGAAGGCCACCATCGCCCTGCTGGATCTGTTTGACGACAAGGTTGTCTCCGTTGACTACAACCGCGACCAGGGCTTCCTGACCGGACTCGGCATCGACACCGCCGACAAGAAGAAGAACGGCGACGAAGCAAAGACCGGCAAGTACACCGGCGCCAAGGGCGGCGAGTACGAGATCGTCGGCAGCCAGGCCTCCCAGGGCGCCGAGGACGGTGGCCGTACCGGCATGGAGACCCTGCTGTCCAAGAACCCCAACATCAACGTTGTGTACACCATCAATGAGCCTGCAGCAGCGGGCGCTTATGAAGCCCTGAAGTCCGCCGGCAAAGAGAAGGACGTCCTGATTGTCTCGGTCGACGGCGGCTGCGCCGGCGTGGACGACGTCAAGTCCGGCGTCATCGGCGCAACCGCCCAGCAGTACCCGGTCAAGATGGCCGAAATGGGCGTCAAGGCAATCGTCGAACTGGCCAAGACGGGCAAGAAGCCTGCCAACACCGCGGGCCTGGACTTCTTCAACACCGGCGTTGAGCTGGTCACCGACAAGCCCGCAGACGGCGTCAAGAGCATCACCACGACTGAAGCCAGCAACATCTGCTGGGGCAAGTAAGAGGGCAGAACGATCTCAGGAGAAACCGTGACCCAGCAACAGACCGCCGGTCCGCCCGCCGCAGGGAAGCAGACCGACCTGGCCGAAGAATTCCTCGACCGCAGGACGCCGCTCAGCCGGATACGCAACATCCTGCACCGCTACCCCGCAGTCAGCCCCGCCCTCGTCCTTCTCATCGCCGTCGTCGTGTTCGGCCTGCTCAATGACAGGTTCCTGCGGGTTGAAAACCTCTCGCTGATTACCCAGCAGGTGTCCGTGGTGGGCACCCTGGCCATCGCCCAGACGCTCATCATCCTCACTGCCGGCATCGATCTGTCCGTCGGAGCCGTCATGATCCTCTCCTCAATGGTCGTCGCCCAGCTCGCTGTCAACAACGGACTGCCGGCACCCGTTGCGCTGCTCGCAGGCCTGGTCGTCGGACTCGCCGCCGGCGCCCTGAACGGGTTCCTGGTCACCAGGTTCCGCCTCCCCCCGTTCATCGTCACCCTGGGCACGCTCAACATCTTCATCGCGCTGACGCTGCTCTACTCCAACGGAGCGACAGTTCGCGGCTCGGCAATGCCGGACCTGCTGACCTGGACGGGAAGCACCTTCCCGGTGGGCCCTGTGCGGATCTCCACCGGCGTCGTCGTGATGCTGCTTCTCTACATCGCCATCGCGTTCATCCTGGGCAAAACCGCCTGGGGCCGGCACGTCTACGCCGTCGGCGATGACAAAGAAGCCGCCCGTCTGGCCGGCATCGCCGTGAACAAAGTCCTCATGAGCGTCTACCTCGCCGCCGGCGCCGTCCTGGCCATCGGCGCCTGGATCCAGATCGGCCGCACCAACGCGGC
It encodes:
- a CDS encoding alpha-amylase family glycosyl hydrolase, with the protein product MLAAAVVASTSVLPAHAAPGPQDPGSSSALHSLRAPVTDENFYFVMADRFSNGDTTNDDGGLGSDPMVSGFNPTKKGFYNGGDLAGLLDKIDYIQGLGTTSIWLTPSFKNKAVQPEDNSAGYHGYWITDFTQIDPHLGTNDELKALIDEAHSRGMKVYFDIITNHTADVIGYEQGARKSYVSKDEVPYKTAAGKAFDDRDLAGSDDFPELDAKTSFPYVPVLDKAEENLKVPAWLNDPTLYHNRGDTTFVGEDSYYGDFFGLDDLFTENPKVVDGMAEIYKTWIGDFGVDGFRIDTMKHVNNEFWQEFGPEVLSYAKAQGKDEFFMFGEVFDTSKSFTSQFTTRNQMQAVLDFPFQEAARNFASKSQDTRSLETFFAGDDWYTDADSNVYQLPTFLGNHDMGRIGSFIAADNPGSADPEQVARDQLAHELMYFSRGNPVIYYGDEQGFTGPGGDQDARQTLFASQVPEYLDDDLLGTDATHATDNFNAGHLLYSKISELAALTKDHPALRDGAHQHRYASEGPGIYAFSRTDAEDQREYVVALNNSEQPQTADVPTYIDKRSYTQIYGAGADSVETSADGKLTVTVPPLSAVVYQSSGRIPHSKAAPAVALREPAAAPADNGRINVTADVGGASFYEVTFEARTAGGGWAPIGTDDTAPYQVFHDVAALEAGTAVEYRATVLDNGGHRATSQPRAASVPAPVLTIQKPLEGSSVEGAVELSATADPEKSNHVVSFERNVAGGEWTAVGSDGSSPVYSVTDDLAVLELADGTKVQYRARMSGPGFSVVSELRTVTVGEAPQPDSVTVAGSLNSEMGCPGDWGPACPAAFMTLDPADNIWRLTADLPAGTYDYKAALNGNWDVNYGAGGVLDGSNIVLDHPGGAVTFRYDNSTHVLSAGYASQQPGAVAIAGSLDNELGCGADWEPTCDQAQLTLDPATLVWKLSVPDLPAGTYEFKAALNRNWDVNYGADGVPNGANISYTHDGGAVTFRYDHATHLLTAG
- a CDS encoding SDR family oxidoreductase, translated to MTDGPVLVVGGTGMLGRQVATELLKRGKRVRALVRPGSDASVLEAAGVEIARGDMMDPWSLLRAMEGVDAVITSAAGYTRHRKGDTPKTDTLGNTNLVEAASRSGVRRFVLTSILTCDQAPKVPHFWHKKLTEDKLEELGVPFVALRPGAFLDQVTRFGGDPFSKGRLSWIGSPRIPLTFVLTSDLAGYLAEAVDLPDLEGRRIDIGWDRPVAMQDVADIAGRLTGRPLRVRSVPAGVVRAAGTVLAPVSPMAKDLAAMIAWFQTGRYVADTTLQRQFFGEPPTAELAIRRFVTGLGQTVRTQARDKP
- the malQ gene encoding 4-alpha-glucanotransferase encodes the protein MKAPDQQHAPIFGTPVPTGHGDAAGHGPVDRHLLQRLADVHGVGTSFHGWDGLPHSVAPETLTKVLAALGVPAHTNQLIEAALAEAEVAPWRRMLPPAVVVQQGQTALVPVHVRDGSTARLTVVLEAGTGEPVEAVQQDVWVPPQDVNGVATGRATFAVPAGLPLGWHTLQAESDGVTAEGALVVVPARLTTADSLVERRGWGLATQLYSVRSKRSWGIGDFADLADLATLSGARGADYVLVNPLHAAEPVPPVQPSPYSPSTRRFFNPLYIRVEAIPEIAYLKPRKRAAVDSLQEQVQALNKDGERLDRNAVYAAKLQALELLYHARRSPARQAAFDEFCRISGAGLDDFALWSAIREDLAPDHPVWTDPDCALGSPEAESLRGKLADRIGFHRWLQWICDEQLENAQQAARRAGMRLGVVHDLAVGVDLSSADAWTLRGVLAPGISVGAPPDMYNQLGQDWNQPPWHPARLAEAGYAPFRNMLSTVLRHAGGIRVDHVLGLFRLWWVPAGNSPRDGAYVTYDHEALIGILALEAQRAGAVVIGEDLGTFEPWVRDYLAARGILGTSILWFENDGDSPLPPERYRTQALASVNTHDLPPTAGYLAGDHVALRSRLGLLERPEAEERAEHTATLEKMMGLLRERGLLPDGGVSADGGYGSTGSEERTIEALHRLLAQTPSVLLGVALVDAVGERRVQNQPGTTEALYPNWQVPLGGPDGKPVFIDDLPGNTRFNALLGAVSEALGDSQ
- a CDS encoding GH32 C-terminal domain-containing protein, whose product is MQINKSRTLLTCSALTLAGLSLTATLAGSAPAWGTAAPATTPASRTVSDADAGSGTPVGDEQYRPAFHYSPKQNWMNDPNGMVFHKGVYHLYYQHNPSGNAWGNMSWGHATSKDLTHWTEQPLAIATDDQQDIFSGSVVVDKDNTTGFGTAENPPLVAVFTSAYKPGSPHQGLQAQSLAYSLDDGQTWTKYDANPVLNRNSANFRDPKVFWYSTPDGGGYWVMAAVEATVHKVLLYKSGNLKDWTLLSEFGPANATGGLWECPDLFPLAVDGDPANIKWVMVVNINPGGVAGGSAGQYFVGGFDGTTFTSETTKAGDALPAGAPLAGFSNGTYDAWTVANEPGNWKNGPFADAPATGSLPGQNTVSGFAGAGLINSFNDGDWPVGTAESPQFTVTSDYLNFLVGGGQHPRVSDKLDNTPPAGDLLFNGFEVPDGTSMADAGWTGTADLAPSFQPATSGGDFFIGAKRINTFDTGGAPGDDRQGTLKSPSFTLSRDFMSMLVGGGHRAAGSGQQLEVQLLVGGNVVRSLAGDDAGALNWKGWDVSEFAGQEAQLRIVDQATGGWGHLTLDHVMLTDQAAVPRSDETTVNLVVDGQVVRTATGANSEVLDWASWNTAEFKGRQASIRVVDNNRSGWGHILADEFVASEEAATPRIQTYDWLDYGRDYYASVSFANMPQDKRVMLGWMNNWDYAQAIPTSPWRSAMSLPREVALTQTPAGPRLTQKAVKQVDDLAAKPSYAEKRTRDIAPGTTALPAAAWGQVQRIDVTLAPGTASRAGITVLGNGSTATKIGYDRTTGEVYVDRQNSGDTGFHPLFTSVDSAPVTLDADGTVTLRVYVDRSSVEVFTQGGQRTITDQVFPEAGANQVALFADGGTAQLKSITVTPLAQSMFSTLTNPVKERQK
- a CDS encoding putative quinol monooxygenase → MTKTLYAEFTVKPGSEDRVAEMMRQLTIDVRKEPGNQLFLPYTRETNPREYFVFEVYEDDAAFQEHISADYGARFNGELAELIEEDGSILTWLQPVH